From a single Pseudoalteromonas nigrifaciens genomic region:
- a CDS encoding ATP-dependent zinc protease family protein, giving the protein MTAKITVGWREWLSLPELGIEKVKAKIDTGARTSCIHALNIEEYEVDGEKWVKFITQPLQEDEETQVVCNAKVKKKKHVTSSGGQKELRYFIETTLHAGKYSWPIEITLTSRATMKFRMLLGRTAMENRIVVDPALSHLL; this is encoded by the coding sequence ATGACAGCAAAGATTACCGTTGGTTGGCGTGAGTGGTTGAGTTTACCAGAGCTAGGCATCGAGAAAGTAAAAGCAAAAATTGATACCGGTGCCCGCACCTCATGTATTCATGCACTTAATATAGAAGAGTATGAAGTTGATGGCGAAAAGTGGGTTAAATTTATTACCCAGCCATTGCAAGAAGATGAAGAAACACAAGTTGTTTGCAATGCAAAAGTTAAAAAGAAGAAGCACGTAACCAGCTCTGGCGGGCAAAAAGAGTTACGTTACTTTATAGAAACAACATTGCATGCGGGTAAATATAGCTGGCCTATAGAAATTACCTTAACTAGCCGCGCAACAATGAAGTTTAGAATGTTACTCGGGCGTACAGCCATGGAAAATCGTATAGTCGTTGACCCGGCTTTATCTCATTTATTATAA
- a CDS encoding zinc transporter ZntB translates to MINGLLHALVLDEQGGARTIENSAELHNWQPEQGKLWVHMDYSQADVVTWLKGCEFLTDYELESLTADETRPRITSATNGHMLFLRGINLNPAQSPEDMVSIRLFINDDIVITTRKRRLLSIQDILASFSNNTGPRSISELVCTITQKLTSRMESVIDALDETLDEFEEEIDEPSKKFDNQGLSQLRRQTIALKRYLKPQKEALISMVNHHYSWLFDEDKAKLNETTNLLTRYLEELDSSIDRAQIIQQTVTNQVSEQLNQRMYVMSVVAALFLPLGFLTGLLGVNVGGIPGTESPYAFTLFVVFLVVLTGSIGVYFKNKKWL, encoded by the coding sequence ATGATTAATGGCTTACTTCACGCCCTTGTACTTGATGAGCAAGGCGGTGCGCGCACTATAGAAAACAGCGCCGAACTACATAATTGGCAACCAGAGCAAGGCAAGCTTTGGGTGCACATGGATTATAGCCAAGCTGACGTTGTCACTTGGCTAAAAGGCTGTGAATTTTTAACCGACTACGAATTAGAGTCGCTAACTGCAGACGAAACTCGTCCACGTATCACCTCTGCTACAAACGGCCATATGTTATTTTTACGCGGTATTAATTTAAATCCGGCACAAAGCCCTGAAGACATGGTTTCAATTCGCCTTTTTATTAACGATGATATTGTTATTACTACCCGAAAGCGTCGCTTACTATCTATTCAAGATATTTTAGCTTCATTTAGTAACAATACCGGTCCGCGCAGTATTTCTGAACTCGTCTGCACTATCACCCAAAAACTCACTTCCCGTATGGAAAGTGTTATTGATGCTTTAGATGAAACCCTAGATGAATTTGAAGAAGAAATAGATGAGCCAAGCAAAAAGTTTGATAATCAAGGTTTGTCGCAATTACGTCGGCAAACTATTGCTTTAAAACGCTATTTAAAGCCACAAAAAGAAGCGCTTATTAGCATGGTTAATCATCACTATTCATGGCTCTTCGATGAGGATAAAGCTAAGCTTAATGAAACCACTAATTTACTAACTCGTTACCTTGAAGAATTAGACAGCTCAATAGATCGGGCGCAAATTATTCAACAAACAGTCACTAACCAAGTATCTGAGCAGCTAAATCAGCGTATGTATGTTATGTCGGTGGTGGCTGCATTATTTTTGCCACTGGGCTTTTTAACCGGCTTATTAGGCGTAAACGTAGGCGGCATACCTGGCACAGAAAGCCCTTATGCGTTCACTTTATTCGTCGTGTTTTTAGTTGTACTTACCGGCAGTATTGGCGTGTACTTTAAAAATAAAAAATGGCTGTAA
- the rraB gene encoding ribonuclease E inhibitor RraB: MENWREISEDIVSSLLEDGSDPEILYEVEHHFVCEDFPKLEQAALAAFKLGYDVEEPAELELEDGAKIWSFDIVVESELDVDVIMEDVDKLAALAVECEVEYDGWGTYFQE; the protein is encoded by the coding sequence ATGGAAAACTGGCGTGAAATAAGTGAAGACATCGTATCTTCATTACTCGAAGATGGTTCAGACCCTGAAATACTTTACGAAGTAGAACATCACTTTGTATGTGAAGACTTCCCTAAGTTAGAGCAGGCCGCATTAGCCGCTTTTAAATTAGGCTACGATGTAGAAGAGCCAGCAGAGCTTGAGCTTGAAGACGGTGCAAAAATTTGGAGTTTTGACATAGTTGTAGAGTCAGAGCTTGATGTTGACGTAATAATGGAAGACGTTGATAAGCTGGCAGCACTTGCTGTTGAATGCGAAGTAGAATACGACGGTTGGGGCACTTACTTTCAAGAGTAA
- a CDS encoding 1-acylglycerol-3-phosphate O-acyltransferase: MLAVIRIFIMLLFILLSCIFGLLLSIVRPFHPNNVHIIASWFGSVAKMLGVKVVRKYHPDSVNLGPAVYVANHQNSYDLFTIPAMVPKNCVSVGKKSLKWVPFFGQLYWLSGNILIDRTNRSKAAGTISKAAEKIKKNGLSVWMFAEGTRSYGRGLLPLKTGAFHTALSAQVPIVPVCMSTTHKTIKLNRWDNGTIYIEMLAPISLDKNISAREHAKSVHSIMAAKITELDAQVREN; encoded by the coding sequence TTGCTTGCTGTTATACGTATTTTTATTATGCTGTTGTTTATATTATTAAGTTGTATTTTTGGGTTACTGTTATCAATAGTGAGGCCATTTCATCCTAATAATGTGCATATTATAGCGAGCTGGTTTGGCTCAGTAGCAAAAATGCTGGGCGTTAAAGTTGTACGAAAGTACCATCCGGATAGCGTAAATCTTGGTCCTGCGGTTTATGTGGCAAATCATCAAAATAGTTATGACTTATTTACTATTCCTGCAATGGTGCCTAAAAACTGCGTGAGCGTAGGTAAAAAAAGCTTAAAGTGGGTGCCATTTTTTGGTCAGTTGTATTGGCTTTCGGGGAATATTTTAATTGATCGTACAAACCGCTCAAAAGCTGCGGGAACTATTTCTAAAGCCGCTGAAAAAATAAAGAAAAATGGCTTATCAGTATGGATGTTTGCAGAAGGTACACGCAGTTACGGACGCGGTTTATTACCTTTAAAAACAGGCGCATTTCATACCGCTTTAAGTGCGCAAGTACCCATAGTGCCCGTATGTATGAGCACAACGCATAAAACCATTAAACTAAATCGTTGGGATAATGGTACAATTTATATTGAAATGTTAGCCCCCATATCGCTTGATAAAAACATCAGCGCGCGCGAGCACGCTAAAAGTGTGCACAGTATTATGGCTGCTAAAATAACTGAATTAGATGCTCAAGTGAGAGAAAATTAA
- the parC gene encoding DNA topoisomerase IV subunit A translates to MSDTDTLLMQGIEQQTMGRFTEDAYLNYSMYVIMDRALPHVGDGLKPVQRRIIYAMSELGLSANAKYKKSARTVGDVLGKYHPHGDSACYEAMVLMAQPFSYRYPLVDGQGNWGAADDPKSFAAMRYTEARLSKFSEILLKELGQGTVDWTPNFDGTMDEPVVLPSRLPHILLNGITGIAVGMATDIPPHNVREVASACCLLLDKPKTELEELLTLVHAPDYPTDAEIITPKADIHKIYKTGRGSIKMRAVYTQEQGDIVITALPHQCSGGKVLEQIAAQMNAKKLPMVADLRDESDHENPTRIVIIPRSNRIKAEPLMAHLFATTDLEKSYRVNLNMLGLDGRPQVKNLLTILTEWLVFRRETVRRRLQYRLDKVLARLHILEGLLAAFLNIDEVIEIIRSEDKPKPVLMERFDLTDIQAEAILELKLRHLAKLEEFKIRGEQDELAKERDKLQQTLGSDRRMSTLLKKEIQEAAEIYGDDRRSPVVERLEAKALNEKDLIPSESVTVVLSDKGWARVGKGHDLDVQGLSYRAGDAYRASARGKSNQPAVFLDSAGRAFATDAHSLPSARSQGEPMTGRFNLSAGANFEHVVMGEDNQVLLMASDAGYGFITDFKDLVSKNKNGKALVSVPKGGLLLSPIRVNEVASDYCMAISNEGRMLLFPLRDLPKLGKGKGNKIISIPGAKVQAREEFVKVLAVVPEGSSVTLHAGKRKLTLKPSDLEHYYGERGRRGNKLPRGLQRVDEAVVEFSPQNDEPIENAIDE, encoded by the coding sequence ATGAGTGATACAGATACCTTGCTAATGCAAGGAATTGAGCAACAAACAATGGGTCGTTTTACCGAAGACGCCTACTTAAACTATTCTATGTACGTAATTATGGATAGGGCATTACCCCATGTGGGCGATGGCTTAAAACCAGTACAGCGACGTATTATTTATGCTATGAGCGAGCTGGGGTTATCGGCTAATGCCAAGTATAAAAAATCAGCCCGTACCGTAGGTGACGTACTAGGTAAATACCATCCCCATGGTGATAGTGCCTGTTATGAAGCCATGGTATTAATGGCGCAGCCGTTTTCTTATCGTTATCCATTGGTTGACGGGCAAGGAAACTGGGGCGCGGCCGACGATCCTAAATCGTTTGCGGCAATGCGTTATACCGAAGCACGTTTATCTAAGTTCTCTGAAATACTCCTCAAAGAGCTAGGCCAAGGGACGGTAGATTGGACGCCAAACTTTGACGGCACCATGGATGAGCCTGTGGTACTGCCATCGCGTTTACCGCATATATTACTCAATGGTATAACGGGTATTGCAGTTGGTATGGCAACCGATATTCCGCCTCATAATGTGCGTGAAGTAGCCAGTGCCTGTTGCTTATTACTTGATAAACCAAAAACTGAGCTTGAAGAATTACTTACTTTAGTACATGCGCCAGATTACCCTACAGACGCAGAAATAATTACCCCAAAAGCCGATATTCACAAAATATATAAAACTGGGCGTGGTTCAATCAAAATGCGTGCTGTTTATACACAAGAACAGGGTGATATAGTTATTACCGCACTGCCACATCAGTGCTCTGGTGGTAAAGTACTGGAGCAAATTGCAGCGCAAATGAACGCTAAAAAGCTGCCAATGGTAGCCGATTTACGCGATGAGTCAGATCACGAAAACCCGACTCGAATCGTCATTATTCCGCGTTCAAATCGCATTAAAGCTGAGCCGTTAATGGCGCACTTATTTGCCACCACAGATCTAGAAAAAAGCTATCGTGTAAACTTAAATATGCTTGGCCTAGATGGGCGTCCGCAAGTTAAAAATTTACTGACTATTTTAACCGAGTGGTTAGTGTTTAGACGCGAAACAGTACGTCGACGTCTACAATATCGTTTAGATAAAGTGTTAGCGCGTTTACATATTTTAGAAGGCTTATTAGCAGCCTTTTTAAATATTGACGAAGTGATTGAAATTATTCGCAGCGAAGATAAACCAAAGCCAGTATTAATGGAGCGCTTTGATTTAACAGACATACAAGCAGAAGCTATTTTAGAGCTAAAACTTCGTCATTTAGCTAAGTTAGAAGAATTTAAAATACGTGGTGAGCAAGATGAACTCGCTAAAGAGCGTGATAAATTGCAGCAAACGCTAGGCTCAGATCGTCGTATGTCAACGTTGCTTAAAAAAGAAATTCAAGAAGCGGCTGAAATATATGGCGACGACCGTCGCTCGCCAGTTGTTGAACGCCTAGAAGCAAAAGCGTTAAATGAAAAAGATTTAATCCCATCAGAGTCGGTCACTGTGGTGCTTTCAGACAAGGGCTGGGCACGCGTTGGCAAAGGACATGATTTAGATGTGCAAGGGTTAAGTTATCGAGCCGGTGATGCTTATAGAGCCTCAGCTCGGGGTAAGAGTAACCAGCCCGCCGTGTTTTTAGATTCAGCAGGACGAGCGTTTGCAACCGATGCGCATAGCCTGCCCTCAGCACGTAGCCAAGGTGAGCCCATGACAGGGCGTTTTAACCTTAGTGCAGGCGCTAACTTTGAGCATGTAGTAATGGGTGAAGATAACCAAGTATTACTTATGGCATCAGACGCAGGTTATGGCTTTATTACTGACTTTAAAGACTTAGTGAGTAAAAACAAAAACGGCAAAGCATTGGTGAGCGTACCTAAAGGCGGTTTATTACTGTCGCCAATTAGGGTTAACGAGGTCGCTAGTGATTATTGTATGGCCATTTCCAACGAAGGGCGGATGTTGTTATTTCCGCTGCGCGACTTACCAAAACTAGGTAAAGGTAAAGGTAATAAAATAATTTCTATTCCGGGGGCTAAAGTACAAGCCCGCGAAGAGTTTGTAAAAGTATTAGCAGTAGTGCCTGAGGGCAGTAGTGTAACGCTGCATGCAGGTAAGCGAAAACTAACGCTTAAACCAAGTGATTTAGAGCATTATTATGGCGAGCGAGGGCGTAGGGGTAATAAACTACCACGAGGCCTACAAAGAGTAGACGAAGCTGTTGTAGAGTTTAGCCCGCAAAACGACGAGCCAATTGAAAATGCTATTGATGAGTAG
- a CDS encoding PQQ-dependent sugar dehydrogenase: protein MNTVLKIVLLLGLTSNTVMAKNILDKLTVAPGFELSLFASDVENARQVVVSKKGIVYVGSRKAGNVYALIDHNSDGVADKKMLVAEGLNMPSGLAMKDGDLYVGEVHRIIRFKNIDTQLKNPQFEVLYDALPSERHHGWKFLRFAPTGELIIPVGVPCNICAEDERFGRIFALNVETKQITTLAQGVRNSVGFDFHPSTQALWFSDNGRDMMGDDIPPDELNRVTKEGEHFGFPYVHAGAIIDPEFGKGKKIADYTSPALALPAHVAPLGIHFYNGKQFPASYKQQLFVAEHGSWNRSKKSGYKVALASIEQGRVTKYTPFITGFMQDETTYGRPVAFAELGDGSLLVSDDYANVIYRVSYKKN from the coding sequence ATGAATACGGTACTAAAAATAGTGCTATTACTAGGTTTAACTAGCAATACCGTAATGGCTAAAAATATATTAGATAAACTCACGGTAGCCCCGGGGTTTGAGCTTAGCTTATTTGCCAGTGATGTTGAAAATGCACGGCAAGTTGTAGTATCAAAAAAAGGCATAGTATATGTTGGCTCGCGCAAAGCAGGCAATGTATATGCACTTATTGATCATAACAGCGATGGCGTAGCAGATAAAAAAATGCTGGTTGCAGAAGGCTTAAATATGCCTTCAGGTTTAGCAATGAAAGATGGCGATTTATATGTTGGTGAAGTACACCGCATCATTCGTTTTAAAAATATTGATACGCAACTAAAAAACCCACAGTTTGAGGTGCTTTACGATGCGCTGCCATCAGAGCGACATCATGGTTGGAAATTTTTACGCTTTGCCCCAACTGGCGAGCTAATAATTCCGGTTGGTGTACCTTGTAATATTTGCGCTGAAGACGAGCGTTTTGGCCGTATTTTTGCGTTAAACGTAGAAACCAAGCAAATTACTACACTGGCGCAAGGCGTACGTAACTCAGTAGGGTTTGACTTTCACCCTAGCACACAAGCGTTATGGTTTAGCGACAATGGTCGCGACATGATGGGGGATGACATTCCGCCAGATGAGTTAAATAGAGTCACTAAAGAGGGCGAGCATTTTGGTTTTCCGTATGTTCACGCAGGCGCGATTATTGACCCTGAATTTGGAAAAGGTAAAAAAATTGCCGACTATACTTCACCTGCACTAGCCTTACCGGCGCATGTAGCGCCTTTGGGTATTCATTTTTATAACGGTAAGCAATTTCCAGCAAGCTATAAGCAGCAGTTATTTGTTGCTGAACATGGCTCGTGGAACCGTTCTAAAAAGTCAGGTTATAAAGTGGCATTAGCGAGCATTGAGCAAGGCCGTGTAACTAAATATACGCCATTTATTACAGGCTTTATGCAAGACGAAACAACATATGGACGCCCTGTTGCATTTGCAGAATTAGGTGACGGCAGTCTATTGGTAAGCGATGATTACGCCAATGTGATCTACCGTGTAAGCTATAAGAAAAACTAG